One part of the Glycine max cultivar Williams 82 chromosome 14, Glycine_max_v4.0, whole genome shotgun sequence genome encodes these proteins:
- the LOC121173460 gene encoding uncharacterized protein, whose amino-acid sequence MFVDPQNAKTATLAEVAETLQYMVSPQGRNTWTVDDLVPYVEKITILSEEQERVTEPVSHGPTSERQFPAQQFHILQSSVETQGIDRRRETVEGEEYSQQMPERGHGMYYPPQTFAEYPTQMYQYPFQGHHTDTSASQQSFGGVAETQAYFSWPTMTPSQQYHGPIPTPNAPLGTQWNVPRQIPNAGDLFGVDLCHAFSAEADEEIRIKP is encoded by the exons atgtttgttgacccACAAAATGCAAAGACggctacattg GCTGAAGTTGCGGAGACATTACAATACATGGTgtctcctcaagggaggaatacatggacagttgatgatctcgtgccttatgtggaaaaaattacaattttatccgaagagcaagagagagtcACTGAGCCAGTGTCACATGGTCCTACATCTGAGCGTCAATTTCCCGCACAACAGTTTCATATacttcagtcaagtgttgaaactcaggGCATAGACAGACGAAGGGAGACTGTTGAAGGGGaagaatattcccaacaaatgccggagcgtggccatggaatgtattacccGCCACAAACATTTGCTGAGTATCCgacacagatgtatcagtatccttttcaGGGTCATCACACTGATACTTCTGCAAGCCAGCAATCGTtcggtggtgttgcggaaacacaagcttatttttcatggcccacaatgaccccttcacagcaatatcatggcccaattccaacacctaatgccccatTAGGAACACAATGGAATGTACCGAGACAAATACCTAATGCGGGTGACTTATTCGGTGTTGATTTGTGTCACGCATTTTCTGCGGAGGCTGACGAAGAAATAAGAAttaaaccctaa